From the Lolium rigidum isolate FL_2022 chromosome 2, APGP_CSIRO_Lrig_0.1, whole genome shotgun sequence genome, one window contains:
- the LOC124690064 gene encoding probable GH family 25 lysozyme 3 gives MTSAPNIEMIASSLRNCSLNGGFRRRVRHQDHDEGSDDSEGITVELNSEVSLPYHWQQCLDIRTGQVYYVNWEDGTRTTVDPRTPSHFSTLSTPRSISSASRRGASTSSSGSGYASASSVGTVAAAEWFSSATGGYGYNESHIYDDGDDEESSSSTSSRSSAISSALSSFSPTDESASSGSSSDNGNGNNAAGHVLVAAGCRGCFMYFMVPKSAGLCPKCGSSGLVHLGRSNNASYA, from the exons ATGACTTCCGCTCCCAACATCGAGATGATCGCCTCCTCGCTCCGCAACTGCTCCCTCAACGGCGGCTTCCGTCGCCGTGTCAGGCACCAAGaccacgacgagggcagcgacgacaGCGAGGGAATCACCGTCGAGCTCAACTCCGAGGTCTCCCTGCCCTACCACTGGCAGCAGTGCCTCGACATCCGG ACGGGGCAAGTGTACTACGTCAACTGGGAGGACGGCACCCGGACGACCGTCGACCCTCGCACGCCGTCGCACTTCTCCACCCTGTCGACTCCGCGGTCCATCTCCTCCGCTTCACGCCgcggcgcctccacctcctcgtcgGGCTCCGGCTACGCTTCCGCGTCGTCCGTCGGCACAGTCGCCGCGGCGGAGTGGTTCTCCAGTGCCACCGGCGGGTATGGATACAATGAGAGCCACATCTAcgatgatggcgacgacgaggagagcagcagcagcaccagcagCCGGAGCTCCGCCATCTCGTCTGCCCTCTCGTCCTTCTCCCCCACCGACGAGTCCGCCTCCAGCGGCAGCAGCAGCGACAACGGCAACggcaacaacgccgccggccacgTGCTCGTGGCAGCCGGGTGCAGGGGGTGCTTCATGTACTTCATGGTGCCAAAGAGCGCCGGGCTGTGCCCCAAGTGTGGCAGCTCCGGCCTGGTCCACCTCGGCCGCAGCAACAATGCATCCTACGCCTGA